The sequence below is a genomic window from Ciceribacter thiooxidans.
TCTCGGACTTCGACTACCGCACCTACCTGCCGCGGATCTGAGCCGGCAATTCAATTTCCTGCGACAAGAACGGACAGTTGGTCACGGTTCCGGCGACCCTGTGGCGCTCCGGCATCATGGCGGCGAATAGCGTCGGGGGGAGGATTGCGCGCCCACGCTTCAAGACATAGAGAAAAGAATATAGCTTATTGAAAGGAATCGTTTGATGACCAAGAATTTTGCCTGGGCAGTCCTCTTTGCAGCCATGGCGACGCCGGCGGCAGCTGCGGACATGTCGGCGTCTCTGGAGGCGCCGGTTTCCAGCGACTGGTCCGGCTTCTACCTCGGCGCACATGCCGGTGGTGGCAAATCGATCGTCGACTGGACCTTCGCCGGCCTCGGAACGACGGCGGATCACGAGGGCGACGGCGCCTTCGGTGGTGTGCAGGCCGGCTATAACTTCCAGTCCGGCAACTGGGTCTTCGGCGCAGAAGCCGATATTTCGGCCTCCGGCATCAAGGGCGACACGGCCTGCCCGAACCCGGTCTACACCTGCTCCAGCGACGCCAAGTGGCTCTCCACGGTTCGCGGCCGCGTCGGCTACAGCTTCGACAACCTGCTGGTCTACGGCACCGGCGGTCTCGGCATCGGGCGGTTCGAGATGAGCACCGACGACGGAGCGGGCGACAACGGCGGCGACAGCCGCACCAAGACCGGCTGGGTTGCCGGTGCAGGCGTCGAATACGCCATTTCACCACGTTGGTCGGTCAAGGCGGAATACATGTATTACAACTTTGGCAGCGCGAGGTACGGGGTTTACCCGACGCAGGAGGCGGACATCGATCAGCGGTTCCACACCGGCAAGATCGGCGTGAACTTCCGATTCTGATCGCGTCGCGATTTCCCCCTCTCGAGGAGCCGCCTTCCAAGGGCGGCTCTTTTCATATGCAGCGCCGTACGCCCGCGTCACGCCGCCCAGAATTGACAGATATCAACGATAAGCGCCCTTGTGTTGCACTTTGGATACGCAACCGCAAATTGCCGCTGGATGAATTGTCCATAGATGATTCCTTATATAATAATATTCGACATATCAGCGAGAGGGACAACGTAATGATCAAGCACTTCGCACGCGCACTCCTGTTTGCG
It includes:
- a CDS encoding outer membrane protein, with the protein product MTKNFAWAVLFAAMATPAAAADMSASLEAPVSSDWSGFYLGAHAGGGKSIVDWTFAGLGTTADHEGDGAFGGVQAGYNFQSGNWVFGAEADISASGIKGDTACPNPVYTCSSDAKWLSTVRGRVGYSFDNLLVYGTGGLGIGRFEMSTDDGAGDNGGDSRTKTGWVAGAGVEYAISPRWSVKAEYMYYNFGSARYGVYPTQEADIDQRFHTGKIGVNFRF